The Gopherus evgoodei ecotype Sinaloan lineage unplaced genomic scaffold, rGopEvg1_v1.p scaffold_57_arrow_ctg1, whole genome shotgun sequence genome includes a region encoding these proteins:
- the IQSEC2 gene encoding IQ motif and SEC7 domain-containing protein 2, protein MDFAPGSPMEGDPPGSEAGPTVDSPGSQAPYRCGAELAKAGEPYDLGPLTATVSACHPPAPGLPWAQRARLQPASVALRKQEEEENKRSKALSDSYELSTDLQDKKVEMLERKYGGSFLSRRAARTIQTAFRQYRMQKKFQRLRSSASESRMSRRIVLSNMRMQFSFEEFDKGPASAPYFEGKPASLDEGTMASARPHLLERGGLPYGGSCRAGLDSGSLHASSGDFCSEITELEDSFAKQVKSLAESIDEALNCHPLPAPEGGGPGPLEKSESKEQQGDSAATSFSDVTLYLDEGVPASPLSLERPPSSEPPEPGPPAAQPRPEFWGAPQREDSRENGAGRRGTPCLECRDFRLRGAHLPLLTIEPPSDSSVDLSDRSERSSVHRGLAYEPDGCGAPKYPPAPPPPAPSPHPLRHYRPEPAPPPPPPPGRLGPEHSDGDNDSLQSSSNSTETVNCSSGSSSRDSLRGPPPPPPPAPPPAGPGPGLCKQTYQRETRHSWDSPAFNHDLLQRRQYRIGLNLFNKKPEKGIQYLIERGFLSDTPVGVAHFILERKGLSRQMIGEFLGNRQKQFNRDVLDCVVDEMDFSNMDLDDALRKFQSHIRVQGEAQKVERLIEAFSQRYCVCNAPLVRQFRNPDTIFILAFAIILLNTDMYSPSVKPERKMKLDDFIKNLRGVDNGQDIPRDLLVGIYQRIQSRELRTNDDHVSQVQTVERMIVGKKPVLSLPHRRLVCCCQLYEVPDPNRPQRLGLHQREVFLFNDLLVVTKIFQKKKIMVTYNFRQSFPLVEMHMQLFQNSYYQFGIKLLSAVPGGERKVLIIFNAPSLQDRLRFTSDLRESIAEVQEMEKYRVESELEKQKGVMRPSASPAGGPKEAVNGTLTRSSLEDTYGLGDGLKRSALSSSLRDLSDAGVYH, encoded by the exons CATGGAGGGCGACCCGCCGGGCAGTGAGGCGGGGCCGACGGTGGACAGCCCGGGCAGCCAGGCACCCTACCGCTGCGGGGCCGAGCTGGCCAAGGCTGGGGAGCCCTACGACCTGGGCCCCCTGACCGCCACCGTCTCCGCCTGCCACCCCCCGGCCCCCGGGCTGCCCTGGGCCCAGCGGGCGCGGCTCCAGCCGGCCAGCGTGGCCCTGCgcaagcaggaggaggaggagaacaagcGCTCGAAGGCCCTGTCGGACAGCTATGAGCTCTCCACCGACCTCCAGGACAAGAAG gtggAGATGCTGGAGCGGAAGTACGGGGGCTCGTTCCTGAGCCGGCGGGCGGCCCGCACCATCCAGACGGCCTTTCGCCAGTACCGCATGCAGAAGAAGTTCCAGCGGCTGCGCAGCTCCGCCTCGGAGAGCCGCATGTCCCGCCGCATCGTCCTGTCCAACATGCGCATGCAGTTCTCCTTCGAGGAGTTCGACAAGGGGCCGGCCAGCGCCCCCTACTTCGAGGGCAAGCCGGCCTCCCTGGACGAGGGCACCATGGCCAGCGCCCGCCCCCACCTGCTGGAGCGCGGGGGGCTGCCCTacgggggctcctgcagggccgGCCTGGACAGCGGCTCGCTCCACGCCTCCTCCGGCGACTTCTGCAGCGAGATCACGGAGCTGGAGGACTCCTTCGCCAAGCAG gTGAAGTCCCTGGCGGAGTCGATCGACGAGGCCCTGAACTGCCACCCGCTGCCGGCGCCGGAGGGTGGGGGGCCTGGTCCGCTGGAGAAGAGCGAGTCGAAggagcagcagggggacagcGCGGCCACCTCCTTCAGTGACGTCACCCTGTACCTGGACGAGGGGGTGCCggcctcccccctctccctggaGCGGCCCCCCAGCTCGGAACCCCCCGAGCCTGGCCCCCCAGCGGCCCAGCCCCGGCCCGAGTTCTGGGGGGCCCCGCAGCGGGAGGACAGCCGGGAGAACGGGGCCGGCCGGCGCGGGACCCCCTGCCTGGAGTGCCGGGACTTCCGCCTGCGGGGGGCCCACCTGCCCCTGCTCACCATCGAGCCCCCCAGCGACAGCTCGGTGGACCTGAGCGACCGCTCCGAGCGCAGCTCCGTCCACCGGGGCCTGGCCTACGAGCCCGACGGCTGCGGGGCCCCCAAGTATCCgccggcccccccgcccccggccccctccccccaccccctgcgccACTACCGCCCCGagcccgccccgccccctcccccgccccccggacgcctgggtcccgaGCACTCAGACGGCGACAACGAcagcctgcagagcagcagcAACTCCACCGAGACCGTCAATTGCAGCTCGGGGTCCTCCTCCCGGGATAGCCTGCggggccccccgcccccgccccccccggcgcCCCCACCCGCCGGCCCCGGCCCGGGCCTGTGCAAGCAGACGTACCAGCGGGAGACCCGCCACAGCTGGGACTCGCCCGCCTTCAACCACGACCTGCTGCAGCGGCGCCAGTACCGCATCGGGCTCAACCTCTTCAACAA GAAGCCGGAGAAGGGGATCCAATACCTCATTGAGAGAGGGTTCCTCTCAGACACGCCAGTCGGGGTCGCTCACTTCATCCTGGAGCGCAAAGGCCTGAGCCGGCAGATGATTGGCGAGTTTCTCGGCAACCGGCAGAAGCAGTTCAACCGCGACGTTCTCGA CTGCGTGGTGGATGAGATGGATTTCTCCAACATGGACCTGGACGACGCTCTGCGGAAGTTCCAGTCACACATCCGGGTGCAGGGGGAGGCACAGAAAGTCGAGCGTCTCATCGAAGCCTTCAG CCAGCGCTACTGTGTCTGCAATGCCCCGCTTGTGCGCCAGTTCCGGAACCCGGACACCATCTTCATCCTGGCCTTCGCCATCATCCTCCTCAACACAGACATGTACAGCCCCAGCGTCAAGCCTGAGAGGAAGATGAAGCTGGATGACTTTATCAAGAACCTCAGAG GGGTGGATAACGGGCAGGACATCCCCCGCGACCTCCTTGTGGGGATCTACCAGCGCATCCAGAGCCGCGAGCTACGAACGAACGACGACCACGTCTCCCAGGTCCAGACCGTCGAGCGCATGATCGTGGGGAAGAAGCCA gtgctgtccctgccccaccgTCGCCTGGTCTGCTGCTGCCAGCTCTATGAGGTGCCTGACCCCAACCGGCCCCAGCGGCTCGGCCTGCACCAGAGAGAGGTCTTCCTCTTCAACGACCTGCTGGTG gtGACCAAGATCTTCCAGAAGAAGAAGATTATGGTGACATACAACTTCCGCCAGAGCTTCCCCCTGGTGGAAATGCACATGCAGCTGTTCCAGAACTCCT ATTACCAATTCGGGATCAAGCTCCTGTCAGCCGTGCCAGGAGGGGAGCGGAAGGTGCTGATCATCTTCAACGCCCCCAGCCTGCAGGACCGGCTCCGCTTCACCAGCGACCTGCGGGAGTCCATCGCCGAGGTGCAGGAGATGGAGAAATACCGCGTGGAAT CGGAGCTGGAGAAGCAGAAGGGGGTGATGCGCCCCAGCGCCTCGCCGGCGGGGGGCCCGAAGGAGGCGGTGAACGGGACGCTGACGCGGAGCAGCCTGGAGGACACCTACGGGCTGGGCGACGGGCTGAAGCGAAGCGCCCTGAGCAGCTCCCTGCGTGACCTCTCCGACGCCG GGGTCTATCATtag